In the genome of Cydia splendana chromosome 12, ilCydSple1.2, whole genome shotgun sequence, the window tcaagataaattctccattcactgcacactaccacattagtttactgtataataggctatcgatattacactttaaacaatattaatgagcaaaaaacaaagcaattgatcccgacgcgtgccatcaagatggcgctcgaaccggaagtccgtattattatccgttcaagggaaaaaattataatgaatgtatttttcactgtaacctgcttaactttaacctgtgttcaattTATTGATTATTGTaagtcttgaaaataacttctttattttccgttcccttttgaaaatttggggtacttgaagAAGTAAAACATATGtttcattcttaaaagtaaaaaaaatacaaaaatttttttttcgttaactttaacctgtcgatgccactttcttgagaatcagTCATTAATGGAGTTTTAAGATGATTATATATAAGAATTTCACTAGTTAATTCGAATAATTGTGAGAATGTCAATGTGTCAAGAACTAATTACCTATTGTAGGTGTATCAAAATCTTCTAGCTGTGGGGGTAGTAAATGCAAACAGTGATTAAGTCTGAAAcgggacatttttttttgtgttaaaattATAAGTGAAAATCTTCttatataggtaattaataaaagttttttttataaaaaaacattggaTGACCGTTCTCAAACATACCTTTTGTAgcaattattttacttttttactAGATGTAGTTTTATATACCTTTAGTTATTTcacaatttaaataaacttaaactgAAACGAGTAAAACAAAAAAAGCTTAAGGACTTTTTTCGTATCTGCTTATGCCTCCACGGCTCAGCAGGGGTTCGCTAATTTATTTGAAGGCTCTATTACTGTCCCGCCCGTTTACTCATAATGTAATTTACACCCTGTCACATTTTTCCGACGCCACCTTATTTCAGCGGATCCTCCTGATCCGCTACTCTGGATGCTTTCGCGTCTGCTTATGCCTTGGACCCTCGACGGGTCAACAGGGGTCCTCTAATTTATTTGAAGGCTCTATTACTGGCCCGGCCGTTTACACATAATGTAATTTACACCTCTCACACTTTTCAGACGCCTCCCTATTTCAGCGGATACTCCTGATCCGCTACTCTTGACGCTTTCGAGTCTGCTTATGCCTTGGACCCACGACGGCTCAGCAGGGGTCCTCTAATTTATTTGAAGGCTCTATTACTGGCCAGGCCGTTTACACATAATGTAATTTacactcgcacttgtccgacgCCGCCCTGTTTATCGGATTATTACTACAGTTTAATGATTTAGTGATTGGAATTTGCGTCTTAGatatgacaccgtaagattgtgaacccgttagtttataatttaacgtaggttaggttagattataatctccctaccgtcagtttataatttaactagcgatattataaactgacgagtgtttacaattttacggtgacagaTACAAGAAGAAAAATACCTTGAAATTGGTATcgagttattaaataaattaggaGGTGGGCTTAAAAAAATCACGTGCCCACATTCACGCTGAAGTGCTATTGAATATTATAGGTATCACCATATCATATGGTATTTAATGCCCACGTCAAATAAAACGATAAACCAACAAGAACATTCCATTTAAtatgcaatatttttaataacgcaaactaggtaggtataactatttaaataatgtatttgagGCTAAGTCTAACACTTCTCTCCTAGTTAGTAAATATGTTAGATTTTTTAATGAGCTTTTCTAACAAAAATACAGACGGTTCAGAAACATTTAGGTATTAATAaagatttttactattttagAAATGTTATAGTCTCATGTCTACAGATCGGTATGAATATTTTAACAATTTTCCTCCATTCGTAGCATAATATGTAagataatttaactaaataccAAAGTATCCAACatgttgtttatttatatttattcctACGTGGTTAAAACTCAAGCGAAATAGCAATTTTTTCCAACACAAATTTAATGATAACGAAACAAAACACACGCGATAATAGACAAATTTACaggaaataatattatataatttttcataaagtaacgttttttttaattctgtcGTAGTCCGTCGCATCAACGTATATTTTAAGACTCCGCATTGATCGAAAACATCAAATCCTGACAAAAAAAATGCACCGAAATGACAGGTCTTTAAGTAAAAGTAACTAAAACAGCAAGAAATCTACGTACGTACAATGCCCCGCGTGTTGAACCTGACGCAAAAATGCCATTACACACACGCTGCCATGTTGGATGGCGATGGCCCACCTTGTACAAAGCTTAGCACCAGGTACAAAACTCCGCGAGCCTCGGGGGTCCTACTGGGTCGTAGATACACTTTGAAGCGGCGAACAGCAATGACTTGTTACATTTTGGAAAGAAGATATTACCAAACACTATGCATAATTAACCTAAAGCTCTAAACACTACTCAAAAACCATATTCATAAAACCATTGCCGTCAGTCCGTGAAATTAGCAGTAACTCATCAGTGTTGGAATGGAGCACGAGTTCTGGCAGCACTCCTCGATGATGCCTCTCTTGCCTCGGCCCATGTCTCTGGCCATGCCCCGGTCCGTGTGCCGCTCCAGGCTTCGGGATAGCCAGGGCCAGCTGAACTCTGGCTCGTAGCCGAGATGGATGGAGTTGTAGTCTGATCTATGGAGAAACAGGGCAAATTTAGCAACGAATAGGTTTTTTTTGTATTGAAGAAAATTTTATGAGACCTAGAAAGAGCTCATGTTATGCAACTTGGAAGAGAAAAACTATCTGTACCTAGATAGTTTTTCTCTTCCAAGATTCTATTTGACGAAACATCcatgattattgtaatattgtATTAATATGGAACTGATTTCATGATGCCGTCGAAAGTTAGGTTCGAGCAGCCAAAAAAGTAGCTACTTTTAAAAGTTTGTAAGCTCCAGACTCATATTAACTTCGTTCATATACGTGCGTGTCGCTGCTTGCATTTTCATTGCGTTTAGAAAATATTAAGGTCAAAATGCAAATTTTAGTTAAACTCAAGTGCAAACTAAACAGTCATTAGCTATGTGTGGAAAAACCAAGGCGATTATATAAAACTAGGTGATGAGTTGAAGTAAAATGATTAGATACTAGAAATATAGCACACGGGAGCTCAGGAACAAATTCGTGATAAACTCACAATAAATGCCAAGGATTTGAACTCAGCCAGCACTTCCAGCTTCGTAAGTAAAGTTACTATCGAATGGGCCAGGAGGCCATTGAAAGAGTTAAACTAGACTTTACAAGGATTAAGCTTATAACAATACAAATAAGATTTCTTACCTCTTGTCATATTTGGTCTGATAACACAGCACAGCCATAGTTTGAGCAAGTCGCCTACCACAGTAAACCTGAGGTGTATCCTCAGACTGACAATATACTGACACAAAGAACATTACTGCGAAGAACAAAGAAATTTGGACCTTCATGTTtgtattcgtttttagggttttcGTGCTGATCGTTGCCACAGATAAGCGAGGAATGTGCTGAAAGCTTCTGAGCTTCCATATTTATACCATTATTCAAATGAATACACAATCCAGTGAACATTGTACCTTAATCAGAGGTGAATATGTGAAAAACACATGAAGTGTGTTAGACGATCGGTAATAGGGGGTGACGGGCTGTGAAAGACTTTTGTCTTCATCTACACCTACGATAACAAATTTGACAAGGgtgataaaaataattaaaatttagattagaatattttgtttttcaaaataTCACGAATATGGTTACAGGCTCGCCGTATCTGGGTGCCTGAAGCCGTACGATTATCACCTTAGCTAGGcctctggccgcgtagccaagatgccaatcgcttatacgctccgtagcgatcgaaacgcaactgtcactatcgcactaatatggaagagtgaaagagactataaagcttttcgttgtcgaaacgatagcgattgtaaccttggctaggcaggCAGGTCTCCGTAAAAATGTTATATTTCAGGACTTCAACATTTTTAGCTTTTAATTGATTATGTCCGTACCTACCCTATGCGTATGTATAACTGTATTATTGCTGTCATACTTTAATTCTTAACTgggattcatcatcatcattctagccttcagtcgcccactgctgagtctgtattcgtgtacgccacttatcccggtcctgggctagtgtcatccaaaagtgccccgcgattttccgATTAACTGGGATTAGTTCATTATTTCCTTCTACCTAGTACCTAACCAAAGCTTGTCTGGAAGACATAGCTTTTTAGCCTCTTAAGACAGTGGTTAAGCCTCTTAAGCTTTCAGTAAACATGATTATATTAAAGAGTGTATAAATCAACCCGTTTAATAACAGAAATGGTAAATagttcatatttaatttaaatatagtaGTGAAATTGCCATCTATGGCCTTATTTTGACTGTTGAATACTCTTTTGGTGGTCAAATAGACAGTttaacaaaagaaatgcaaccCGGAATCTTGCAAAACACCGGGTCACCACCAAATGGACGCTAACATTCTCCATTCATTGCACCAGACAATGCCTACAATCAGTTACATTGCATGAATTGCGCTTTCTGTTGTGAAGCGGTTGGACTACAAATATCAATCATCATTATTTCAATAGATACAAGGAAGCAAGGCACTTAAGTTTCCAGGATTTGATAGACGGTTCTGAGTATGTCTTATTATTTTGATAGACGTGTAAGCATGCCGGCATTTATGGAGACTAATCAATGTACTTATGTAGAGGGATAGTAGCAGAGCCGAGCGGCAAATCCTGAAGTATGGTAAGTTCAAACCATAGtaaaaaaaccgaccaagtgcgagtcggactcgcgcacgaaggatttcgtaccattacgcaataaacgacagcgtgacgtgacgtacgggtttgcgttaagtgtcattttgtatgggattttgagttacCAAAacatcccgcttggcgcgctgttcaaaatccgatacaaaatgagacttaacgcaaacgcgtactcACGTCACGATATCGAATGATACACTGGAGGTTCTGGCATTATGGAAAACAATTCCTAATATTCGTAATTCGTAATAATGTGCAAGTGATGTGAATGCAAAACCAGGGGAGCAAAACTCCtcacttcgggcaaactcggctccgatcggctcagcattgctccgagcaattattagggttgacacaacttgaccctttgcgtgcacgaccacatataagataatggcttgaattttgacaaccctaccgaaagggatagtgccatacaataGAAAGgggcagcatgattcgaccctgaaccgctgtcaaacttcggttttgtaggattttcctttctgtacggtagtactattatttattctgttgcAGAAGCAAAGTGTCGTTTCCTAATCCTTCAACCGCATAGAAACGCAGTCATAAATATTTCTGAACCTGCATACAATTTGAAAACAATAACTTATAAAAGGAAACAATCACCAGTAAAATTAAAGCCAACAAGCTTTGTTCTCGAATCGCGGGAGAACAATGAAATTCTCGGGAGGAATGAAGAATCGCGCTTACTGATGTGACGTTCTCAGCAATATTCGTGGTTAAAGGTTAAATTCCAATTGCGGCTGCATCGCGTTGCATTGTTTCCGGCTGTGATGCCGCGGAAAATGTAATTTGCGAAAGTCACTGACattaccattgcagtggcaatGGATTGCCATTGTCATTACAAATACATTCGGCAGCAATGCGTCGCAGAAATCGGCTCCGGCAATAGCTGCAGCCCTATTAGTCTCacccctttattcataaaactttacgggactaatttagttaaattgtgttttatccctttctttcaaatacataagtcaagatgacagataaggacaaacgattcttagctaattgaggtttttagcgcgtttatgaataagggtgtTAATAATTAAGTCCCTGAATATTTTTGTGTAGCCCATAATTGAATGGTAGAGTTTTCTGGCCTTAatggctcggccacgacattgcgcgaccggcagcggcggcggcagcAACCATAGGTGGAAAGGAaactgtgtctcgctccaacctacgattgccgccgccggtcgcgcaatgtcgtggccgagccgtaagttCGTCCATTAGTTATTTCATGCATTGTGccattttgtataaataaataagggaATATTTAATATTCCTTAGTTTTTCTAAGCTTTTCTAAACAACAAACTGTTGGCATAGTACCCCTAGAACTTATTCATGTGAAGAAAATTTCGCTAAATCGTCGAACAAAATTCCTGTTCTGCCACACAGCTACATGCTAAACGCGTCATCTGGCGGAAAAAACAACCTCAGCAGAGCCTCAAGACTCTGTTTTATAAATGATGACAAAAACGCTTTCATGTTTAATCATGTTTTAATGCTCAGTGACATTCACGAAAGATATTAATTATGGAACTGGGTTCTTTCTGGTACAAAAAATTTGCAACCGGAAATTGCCTCTGGAAATGTACGTTGAATTTGTTCTTCCGTTAATCTTAGTCTTGATATAAAATGCAGGAATTAATTGTGTTAAATTATTCATATGGAATAAGGTTATTCGGAATAAGACGAAAATGGAATACCTTAGTTTTCAGGCAAAACGTCGTTGTGCCttgttttgtatattttgttGAAGTGCTATTTCCGCGCTTGTAAATTTCAGACATTCAGCATTTCAGCATCAATAAATAGTAGTGGATGAAATATTGCGTTAAAAGCACCTGGGGGCTTAGCCAAGATAACAAAATCGTACActgacaaacgccaaacgaagagaaataagtttttggcaaaaatttcattcttggtacaagcttttatcgctgactgtacttttcttacgacagacaactaatactcatcgagacaattctaaaaaccccttacacaattaggttacgttgtttcatcacagagttcctatggccacctcctgtctccatcatcagatcagctcgatggtaccataatattgcattgtcatccgatttatacatgcatgcaaaatttcagctcaatcggaaaccgggaagtggattaaatttaacttgcaagatttgattacacacagacagacagacagacaacggtcaggtaaaactaaataaaagcttgtaaaaatgtttCAGCATGACAGATGCTGcgaaaagtcacatgactatttccatacataatttaagttttaCCTAATTGGCGTTTTCTAACGACGTTTGTCATCTTAGAGAAGCCCCCTGCCACCCTGGAGTACCTACTCCTCGAAATAGAAATATTAATCTTGTTTTCGGGACCGCATAAAATTAAACCTGTCTGCAGACAATGACGTCAACACGCAGACTGTGTGGGTAGGTCGCCATTTACACCTGAAATCACAATCAGGTCAACCCTATCTTAACACGAGCGCATATTAATGAACCAGTTCAGTATAAAAGCCACATATTTTGTTGCAATTCCTCACTTCAAATCCTTCGGTCTAGTAGATCAGAAAGTAAAGCAAGGGAATCATTATGAAGATCCAAGTACTCCTGGTTCTCGCCTGCTTTTGCCTTGTCAATGCTGACGACCAACGTTACTGCGGCAGGCACTTATCTCAAACGCTGAGGGACCTCTGCCCTTACATATCTTCTGGGATGGTGAAGCGCTCACCTCATGGCTTCCAAACGTCTAGAAATACCTTGGAGCCGTGGAAACCAGATTTCTGGCCTTGGCTGGTTCAAGCTCCACAAGTGCTACATGGAAGCAGGCGCAAACGGCAGGTGGTTTCCGAATGCTGTGATAAATCCTGCTCCGTTGACGAGCTGCTGACGTACTGTCCTTAAGATTTTTGATAATCTACGTAGGAGTTCCAGGAGTACAAAGTTGTGAAGATCTAATggattatttatatttgttgaattaataaatatcccTTGTTATTCtatattgaagtttttttttgcgTAGTGAATCGGGTGAGTGGTTATGAATTTGGTTTCAACTGGAACTTTGTGCCATACCTAGTTACTAAAATCATATGGGTCTTATCTCTTAGGGCCACTTACAGTCAACGGTTATTTCCCTGTTGCTGCAGTTTGGGCGGATGTTTATTTTGCTGTCGATTTTTTTTCGTCATGTTTTGATATAATTTGGTACATAGATAAAGTTCTCTTATGTACACATTTTCGTAATTACGTACATTTTTTGTGCCGAATTTagatttcgtatttattccaCCCAAGAAGAAGTACTCATCAAAACAgccaattttatttcaaatctaACGGAAAAAAaggcaacaaaataaaaatcatccCGCTAATGTGATGATAATAAggcattaataataaaataaataatttagcctatatacgtcccactgctgggcacaggcctcctctcaagcatgaGAGGGTTTGCGCTATAGTCGGCAGTTTGGGAAAGCATTAATGTCCcgtcgtttttttttcttatttacacATACTTAATGATAATTCTTGTAAGAAAGTAACAAACTTACAGAATACATTTGATAAAAGAACGTGTAAATTTAATGCTTTTGCTCCAAAAAAATGTTATTCAAATAGCGTGAAGGAACCCAAATAACTAAATTGGTAACCACGAATCTCATAAGcagttttatatttacaatatacCAATTATAGAGATTGCTCTAACCAAGCCCACATTCaccgttttacaaatttatgtaaataaggcCTTTCCATCAGTTTATAACTCAAAATTATGGCTAGTCTTGAGCAAATGGTCGCTCATTATAGTTGTTATAAACGTCTTAGGAATGTCTTGATTATCCATCTATTCAGCGAACATTGTGTAGTCTAATAATCTATCATTATTTGAACCCTAAATAGATAGCAATTCCTCATGGTCGGAGGTTACAGTGATACTGGTAATCTAGTATTGAAGTAAGTTTTGAGAATGTTACCCGCCGTGGGATAGATTCTGGAGCAGGGCATGATATTATCGTGTTATCTAAATGGATGGTAAATAACAAAAGTAACTTAAAGCAAATAGTCAATGTTGAACAATAAACTTTTGCTCTAAATAGATGAAGTTGAGTTATTTAGCAGAAATAGGACAGACATTTTTGTTGATGTTTTGGATTTGACTGAACTAGGGTCTAAACAAAGTAGTAAGGGTAAACACGGGTATTTTATCTatgggtaggtacttacatctaagtaacaaatgattttgaataACAATAAACTGCAAATGATCCTAGGTACTGCTACGAAATAACGGTATCTACATAAATAGGAGTATCCCAGTTGATTTAGACATCAAACGTTGTGATGAGGTTAGCTGAGGCCGAGATTAGATGTCAGCTGTCACATCAATTGCGTTGCAATCCCTACACTACACATCGCATTACGGGTCCCAAACGCAGGCAAAGTAACACATACatcataatatatatatattcacaTATTACAACCGGcgggtacagtcgacgtcaaaaatatgtttacacttttgcaccttactcctttgtaataaggcaaaaagtgtaaacatatctttgacgtcaacTGTACACGCGCATGACAGTGAATTTGCCTTGCTGTTAACGCACCTTTACTATTTTTCACATAGCTTGGGTAtggtgacagctgtcatctccatacaatttataaccttaaaaGTACTTACCCAtgcaaaatataggtatgtgttGAGATGTCAGCTGTCAAAGTTGATCACATTTTATAAAGGTCCTCAAAGTTTTATGTATTTAACTTTTAGACTTTTGGACCGACGATCTGGTTATATCGCGGGAAATAGTGGGTTGAGGGCAGCGAATGACCATTCGTTGTGGCGATccttgggggaggcctttgtccagTGGACGGCTttcggctgagatgatgatgatgtattcAACTTTAAAGTTTTTTCAGCTCAATGAAAAACGTTCCAACAACAGCGCAAAAGCTTGCAAAATTATTTCGCATTACATTATAGTAGCCCTGGGATGGGCAGACTTGTGCCGTTTACAGCCCTGTAAACATCGATAAATGCTCcataaacataaacacaggCTTGTTAACACTGTCAATAAACAGACCGTTATTGCCTGCTGTTTATCGCTTTTCAGTTaggttttaatattaatttagttcCGTAAAACCACCTACAgattgtagtgcataattattttcacgGAAGCGTACAAACGTGTCTTGCCATTTCTGTCAggctcggtacaaaaagtactgaggttgactgaagtagaatgacaaatacgaacgtttccgagaaaatacgatggaaaacaattaaatatCCACTACATTTGTAACACATGCAGACCAAGTGATCTGTAACTATAGTCCAGTACTACAAAATGGTCCACGAATTGATTGTTATTTATGGTTTTATTTgagttttatatttaatttataaaaatatttaacctAAGTACTGTGACATTAAAATAATAGTCACAAGCAAAGATGTTTGAGTTACTTTTGGACCATATTAAAATTTCGAACACCTCTGAAAAACAATGTAATTTGATTTGCCCCCATCCTTAGTATCAGTCGATATAACGTTTTATGGAGTGTGTCAAATGCCGCAAATGACGGTCATAACATGCGGTTTCTGGTTCCTGAACACATCATAAAGAGCTTATtacatgtgtgtagataaatcaGTGTATGTACCTGTACagtgtacataattaggcattaaaacattaattatgcaacagtcacataaactactatcaTTCAAAGCTTAAATAGGTAATATGGCTAACAATGAAACCGTAAATTTAACTTTGTTCTGATATCGATGGAGTCGAACCCACATCCCGTTAGGTACACATTCTTACTCATCATACGGAATGAAGTGGATACGTGTTCTCAATATTTTAATGATAAAAAATGCTCcagttatacatatattatgtaagaaatccgcaacgcaggcttcgtccgGTGGCTATAAATGCAAATCAGCAACATTCTTCGTCTCAAACATACCAAGGATGATATCCGCAACATGCATCGTCCTTATAAAATCtaagtaaaacaaaataaccGTCACGAATCGTACCTGGCTCAAATTTCCACTTACGCTGGCAGCGTTACCGCGCTGAATGTCCAATAAGATCTGTTGGATCAGGTACGATCCGGACTGAGGGTCGCACCCCCTGTCCCTCAGCCGTCGACCCAAAACCCTCACAAAGGCCCTAGCCTCCACAGCCCAAGGTCCCGCAGTATCGACTGCAACTGGGACAAAGTCGTACATTAGTTCCAGTTTGGTATTATTGGTTAGTGGATACTTATAACAATAGAGACTATTCATAATCCATACTGGGACAGCTAAGTACCTTTGTATTGATTGAACTACAGCGCAGTGAGTATTTTTTCTAAATTGTTTTACTGATAAGACCTTGTTATCAGCTCTAATGAATGACCGAGATAACGGAATGAGATTTATTCAATAGGCTCATTCATTGAACCGCAAATAGAATCTGAAGAGAATGAAAACTGGAATTGTAAGTTTTAGATAACTTATCATCTGATGTTGATAACTTCAATTTATAGGTAAATAGAGTGAGAGTGTCTACCTCATTGAATACATTATAGCTcacagaatcagaatcagaatcagaatttgtttattttcatagtTATCGGTTACAATTTGTGTCCCTGCTCCCGTTCGAGTCTCAGGGGTGTATGCTTGCTTAAGTCTAGGTGAGATCAGTGCAAGTATGGTGTATTTGATTTATGTTAGTTACTTTATATAAGGACAACTATCATTGAACGTTCTTTGTTGTGTTCTTAATAACTACTTAAAACTAACTTACAATCTATGTGACCTAGGAACTGTTACTCTTGTACTGAGTGGTCTCCTGCGGTCTTTCTTATTTACAATATACGGAATGTCTCCTATTCTATGGTTAGTGAGCAAAGGGTTAAATTGACCGTAGCCGAGATATGCGTCACCTGGGGTATCAAGGTCCGCTATGTTCAGCTGTTTCAATTTCTCCAGCATATCTTGATGCAGATCGTGGACACGAATGTGCCACGGGTCCCAATCTAATGTGTCCCACAGCATTTCAGTAGGTGTGCGTCGCGGGAACTGTGCTGCTGATTTTAAAGCCATACGGTATTGCCTCTCTATTTTGAGCAAGTTGGTTTTGCTATACCGTGGCAGGAGTTGAACGGTACCATAGTCCAGTACCGGTAACAGACATGCTTGAATGATGGCAAGTTTCACTGTGAAGTCTGTTTTTGCATAGTAGCCAATGATTGAGCTGAGGGCTCCACGTATACGCTTTGCCTGTTGTCGCCCCATCCCATCCCATCCCATCCTGGCTACTGTAGCGGGCCGATACGACTCGCCTATAATGCGGCATTTTGAATGTGTCTTAACCGCTACTAGgtgattattattgttattgctgtctgtgtttgtttgtcGCTTTCTGCTTTTGCTCCATGCACTAACACTTAGTTTTTTAATCTTAATTGTTACTAACCATTATGGACCATTGttgtctttaaataaataaattgaattgaaattgaattgaattgaactaTAATTTCAGATCAGATTTTACCTCTCCACTGTGTTAAATTAAACTAATAGGACCTTCGACAATTATACTGATGATAGCGTCCATAGAATATagtatttaatttgtatgaagcTACGTGTGGTAACCACGAAAACCGGATAttccggacaagtgcgagtcggactcgcccacggagggttccgtacaaatttaacttattttttatgatttttattctTTACAAAtgtatagttttaattttttccccTGTACCTGTAGTGTAACATGATATTACTTGCCAACAtcgacgtatatctcaggacgggccttatGGGCATTAAAAATGGTACTAATTCAACGGTgccactcacgaattcgagccaatcttgtagtctaacgcaactagttgcgaccaatcgcacgcgtgatgcgaactcatcaaccattcgcgttgtagcggtgtcacaccgctgtactggccccattcatgccctattcttattgcccgtaaggccagtcctgagatatacgtcggTGCTTGCCAAAGTTCATAGTTCAAGGTCAAAGGGAAGTACCTACCCTATAATCTTTGATTCCCTagagtgtcgaaatatacgttttttgcggcataTATAAACAGccgtattttattttacgttaactaaaaatttgaatttttcacagcttcaagggaTTGTAGACCTGGTTTTAATTATAACTCGATACCTAGGGTCTTGAGAGATAGACGGACAACAAAATGATCCTACa includes:
- the LOC134795830 gene encoding bombyxin A-3-like → MKVQISLFFAVMFFVSVYCQSEDTPQVYCGRRLAQTMAVLCYQTKYDKRSDYNSIHLGYEPEFSWPWLSRSLERHTDRGMARDMGRGKRGIIEECCQNSCSIPTLMSYC